The proteins below are encoded in one region of Aphelocoma coerulescens isolate FSJ_1873_10779 chromosome 4, UR_Acoe_1.0, whole genome shotgun sequence:
- the NPY2R gene encoding neuropeptide Y receptor type 2, giving the protein MGPLEAAGEENQTDEMKMELFTKLYLTRYTTPLNELALDPKPELKDSTTLVEVQIILIFAYCSIILLGVIGNSLVIHVIIKFKSMRTVTNFFIANLAVADLLVNTLCLPFTLVYTLLGEWKLGPVLCHLVPYAQALAVHVSTVTLTVIALDRHRCIVYHLESKISKRISFLIIGVAWAVSALLASPLAIFREYSLIEIIPDFKIVVCSEKWPGEGQLNYGTIYSISMLLIQYVLPLAVISYAYIRIWTKLKNHVSPGAGNDHYHHRRRKTTKMLVCVVVVFAVSWLPFHTFQLVSDIDSQVLDLKEYKLIYTVFHVIAMCSTFANPLLYGWMNNNYRTAFLTAFQCEQRLDSIHPEVSAAFKPRKKLEAKRIQFPGDSFTQPTNV; this is encoded by the coding sequence ATGGGGCCCCTGGAAGCAGCAGGTGAGGAAAACCAGACAGATGAAATGAAAATGGAGCTGTTCACAAAGCTGTACTTGACAAGGTACACCACGCCACTCAACGAATTGGCTCTGGACCCTAAACCAGAACTGAAGGACAGCACAACGCTTGTTGAAGTGCAAATAATTCTCATCTTTGCTTACTGCTCCATCATCCTGCTGGGGGTGATTGGAAACTCCCTCGTGATCCACGTGATCATCAAGTTCAAGAGCATGCGCACAGTGACTAACTTCTTCATTGCCAACCTGGCAGTGGCTGACCTGCTGGTGAATACGCTGTGCCTGCCCTTCACTTTGGTTTATACGCTCTTGGGCGAATGGAAACTGGGCCCAGTCTTGTGCCACCTGGTGCCTTATGCCCAGGCCCTGGCTGTTCATGTGTCTACTGTTACACTGACTGTGATTGCTCTGGATCGTCACCGCTGCATCGTCTACCACTTGGAAAGCAAAATCTCTAAGCGGATCAGCTTCCTGATTATAGGAGTTGCCTGGGCAGTCAGTGCCCTGCTGGCAAGTCCTCTAGCCATCTTCCGTGAGTACTCGTTGATTGAGATCATTCCTGACTTCAAGATTGTGGTCTGCTCTGAGAAGTGgccaggggaggggcagctcAACTATGGCACCATCTACAGCATCTCCATGCTCCTGATCCAGTatgtgctgcctctggcagtcaTCTCCTATGCCTACATCCGTATTTGGACCAAGCTCAAGAACCACGTTAGCCCTGGGGCGGGGAATGACCACTATCACCACCGGCGCCGGAAAACCACCAAGATGCTGGTGTGCGTCGTCGTGGTGTTTGCTGTCAGCTGGCTGCCCTTTCACACCTTCCAACTGGTCAGTGACATTGACAGTCAGGTGTTAGACCTGAAAGAGTACAAACTGATCTACACGGTGTTTCATGTCATTGCCATGTGCTCAACGTTTGCTAACCCCCTTCTCTATGGCTGGATGAATAACAACTACAGGACGGCCTTCCTCACGGCCTTCCAGTGTGAACAGCGGCTGGACTCCATCCACCCCGAAGTATCAGCAGCTTTCAAACCCAGGAAGAAACTAGAAGCAAAGAGGATTCAATTCCCTGGGGACTCTTTCACACAACCTACCAATGTCTAA